The Nitrospinota bacterium nucleotide sequence TCAGCACATAGCCGGGGAAAAACTTGCGCGAAGTCACCCGCTGCTTGCCATTGCGGAACTCCTTCACGTCCTCCATCGGCACCAGTATTTCGCCCAAACGGTCGCTGATGCCATGCATGGCAAACTGCTCCTTGAGGGAGGTCTTCACTTTGTGCTCGAATCCCGAGTACGTGTGAATGACATACCACTTAACGTCCACTATTCACCTACCTGATTAGATACTTAATCAATTCCGCGAGGAGCCAATCGACAACCCCGAGGTACACACACATGATGGCGCACGCGACAACGACCACGCCCGTGATCCCCGTTGTCTCCTTTTTAGTCGGCCACGTCACTTTCCTGAGCTCGCTTTTCGTCTCTTCAACGAACTGCATCGCGCCCTGGACCGGATTGGTCTTCATTATCGCCACGTCGTATCCACCTTTCCCAATTATGGCAGGCCAGGAGGGATTCGAACCCACCACACCCGGATTTGGAGTCCGGTGCTCTAGCCGTTAGAGCTACTGGCCTGTGTATGCCGTCGCCTTAAACTTTGGTTTCCTTGTGCGCCGTATGCGTCCTGCAGAACGGGCAGAACTTCTTCGTCTGCAGCTTCTCCTGCTTCAGCTTCTTATTGCGCGTTGTCGTGTAATTCTTCTGCTTGCAGGGTTCGCACTGCAATCCAATCACTTCTCTCATTGTCTTACTCTATAATCTCGACGACGACGCCCGCGCCCACGGTGCGGCCCCCTTCGCGGATGGCGAACCGGAGTTCCTTTTCCATCGCTATGGGGTGAATGAGCTCGACTATCATCGTCACGTTGTCGCCCGGCATCACCATCTCCACGCCCGCC carries:
- the secE gene encoding preprotein translocase subunit SecE is translated as MAIMKTNPVQGAMQFVEETKSELRKVTWPTKKETTGITGVVVVACAIMCVYLGVVDWLLAELIKYLIR
- the rpmG gene encoding 50S ribosomal protein L33, which encodes MREVIGLQCEPCKQKNYTTTRNKKLKQEKLQTKKFCPFCRTHTAHKETKV
- a CDS encoding elongation factor Tu encodes the protein AGVEMVMPGDNVTMIVELIHPIAMEKELRFAIREGGRTVGAGVVVEIIE